One Ranitomeya variabilis isolate aRanVar5 chromosome 5, aRanVar5.hap1, whole genome shotgun sequence DNA window includes the following coding sequences:
- the LOC143774049 gene encoding histone H2A type 1-like: protein MSGRGKQGGKVRAKAKTRSSRAGLQFPVGRVHRLLRKGNYAERVGAGAPVYLAAVLEYLTAEILELAGNAARDNKKTRIIPRHLQLAVRNDEELNRLLGGVTIAQGGVLPNIQAVLLPKKTESSKKSK from the coding sequence ATGTCTGGACGCGGCAAACAAGGAGGGAAGGTCCGTGCTAAAGCCAAGACCCGCTCATCCCGGGCAGGACTGCAGTTCCCGGTTGGTCGTGTGCACAGACTTCTCCGCAAGGGTAACTATGCTGAGAGGGTGGGCGCCGGTGCTCCGGTCTATCTGgctgctgtgctggagtatctgaccgCTGAGATCCTGGAATTAGCCGGCAATGCCGCCCGGGACAACAAGAAGACCCGCATCATCCCCCGACACCTGCAGCTGGCCGTGCGCAATGATGaggagctgaacaggctgctgggtgGGGTGACCATCGCCCAGGGGGGCGTCCTGCCCAACATCCAGGCCGTGCTGCTGCCCAAGAAGACCGAGAGCAGCAAGAAGAGCAAGTAA
- the LOC143774050 gene encoding histone H2B 1.1-like gives MPDPAKSAPAAKKGSKKAVTKTQKKDGKKRRKTRKESYAIYVYKVLKQVHPDTGISSKAMGIMNSFVNDIFERIAGEASRLAHYNKRSTITSREIQTAVRLLLPGELAKHAVSEGTKAVTKYTSAK, from the coding sequence ATGCCTGATCCTGCTAAGTCTGCACCAGCAGCCAAGAAGGGCTCCAAGAAAGCTGTGACCAAGACTCAGAAGAAGGATGGTAAGAAGCGGAGGAAGACCAGGAAGGAGAGCTATGCCATCTATGTGTACAAGGTGCTGAAGCAGGTCCACCCTGACACTGGTATCTCCTCCAAGGCCATGGGCATCATGAACtcctttgtcaatgacatctttgAGCGCATTGCAGGGGAAGCCTCCCGCCTGGCTCACTACAACAAGCGCTCCACCATCACCTCCCGGGAGATCCAGACCGCTGTGCGCCTGCTGCTGCCCGGAGAGCTGGCTAAGCACGCCGTGTCTGAGGGCACCAAGGCCGTCACCAAGTACACCAGCGCCAAGTGA